TGACCACCTTCGACGACGACCAACTGGTCCTGGCCGGGCTCAAGGCCGGAGCCAAGGGCTATCTGCTCAAGGACGTGTCGCTGGAGCAACTGGTCGGGGCGATCCAGACCGTCGCCGACGGCGGCTCGCTGGTGCAGCCGGCGATGACCCAGCGCCTGCTGTCGGGCCTGGAGCACATGCGCAACGACTTCGTCAGCCTGGACCGGCCCGATCCGCTGACCGAGCGCGAGACCGA
The sequence above is a segment of the Salifodinibacter halophilus genome. Coding sequences within it:
- a CDS encoding response regulator transcription factor, coding for TTFDDDQLVLAGLKAGAKGYLLKDVSLEQLVGAIQTVADGGSLVQPAMTQRLLSGLEHMRNDFVSLDRPDPLTERET